In Candidatus Krumholzibacteriia bacterium, one DNA window encodes the following:
- the rpmF gene encoding 50S ribosomal protein L32 has translation MAVPKRKTSKARKRKRRTHYKLQRPNLDRCSNCGAAKVPHRVCGECGHYGDRRFVEANE, from the coding sequence ATGGCCGTACCGAAGCGGAAGACCTCGAAGGCTCGCAAGCGCAAGCGCCGCACGCACTACAAGCTGCAGCGCCCGAACCTCGATCGTTGCAGCAACTGCGGCGCGGCGAAGGTGCCGCATCGCGTCTGCGGCGAGTGCGGGCACTACGGCGACCGACGGTTCGTCGAGGCCAACGAGTAA
- the obgE gene encoding GTPase ObgE, with translation MRFVDQVVIEVRGGHGGPGCVSFRREPYVPRGGPDGGDGGDGGDVVLVADPHMSTLMDLRYRRSYQAERGKQGQGADKTGARGRDVEIRVPAGTLVFDEDSGETLADLIEPGQRFVAASGGQGGRGNTRFRSATNQAPRQSDTGRSGAERRLRLELKLLADVGLVGFPNAGKSTLLGSMTSAKPKIGDYPFTTLTPNLGIVDLGDYQSCTMADIPGLIEGASAGKGLGHAFLRHVERTRVLVYLLDVTDEPAERYRVLRREVERHAEHLGRARRVVCLNKVDLWPPDEALPDVHGESVLPISAATGAGVAELRGRLKHELSLAPHDLPVRAPGPSAEATAAPDPELPDDIDDF, from the coding sequence ATGCGCTTCGTCGACCAGGTCGTCATCGAGGTCCGCGGGGGACACGGCGGACCGGGCTGCGTCAGCTTCCGGCGCGAGCCCTACGTTCCGCGGGGTGGGCCCGACGGCGGTGACGGAGGGGACGGGGGCGACGTGGTCCTCGTCGCCGATCCCCACATGTCCACGCTCATGGACCTGCGCTACCGCCGTTCGTACCAGGCCGAACGGGGAAAGCAGGGGCAGGGGGCGGACAAGACGGGAGCCCGCGGACGGGACGTGGAGATCCGCGTGCCCGCCGGCACGCTGGTGTTCGACGAGGACAGCGGGGAGACGCTCGCCGATCTGATCGAGCCCGGTCAGCGCTTCGTGGCCGCTTCCGGCGGACAGGGCGGTCGCGGCAACACGCGCTTCCGCAGTGCGACCAACCAGGCCCCCCGGCAGTCCGACACCGGACGGTCCGGCGCCGAGCGCCGGCTCCGGCTGGAACTGAAGCTGCTGGCCGACGTGGGGCTGGTCGGATTTCCGAACGCGGGCAAGAGCACGCTGCTGGGAAGCATGACCTCGGCGAAGCCGAAGATCGGCGACTACCCCTTCACGACCCTCACCCCGAATCTCGGGATCGTCGACCTGGGCGACTACCAGAGCTGCACCATGGCCGACATCCCCGGACTGATCGAGGGCGCCAGCGCCGGCAAGGGCCTGGGCCACGCCTTCCTGCGACACGTGGAGCGGACCCGGGTGCTGGTCTATCTCCTCGACGTCACCGACGAGCCGGCCGAGCGCTATCGGGTCCTGCGTCGCGAGGTGGAGCGTCACGCCGAGCACCTCGGCCGGGCACGGCGTGTGGTGTGCCTCAACAAGGTCGACCTGTGGCCGCCCGACGAGGCCCTGCCCGACGTGCACGGGGAATCCGTGCTGCCGATCAGTGCGGCGACGGGCGCGGGCGTGGCCGAACTCCGAGGCCGTCTGAAACACGAACTGTCGCTCGCACCGCACGACCTCCCCGTGCGAGCCCCCGGCCCGTCCGCCGAGGCGACGGCCGCGCCCGACCCCGAGCTCCCCGATGACATCGACGACTTCTGA
- a CDS encoding DUF177 domain-containing protein codes for MNAHERPDERVQIHLDRLPPGRSTLPLDHRLVREDQVLQGHRVEGFEARVLGELDVDTLDQKVLVHGEFTARRTMTCDRSGEPFDMDYPVEVEVVIYRTPQRGPEANFDEDDNWVIAQPGGVVDLTEALLEAVVLDEPQRVVHPDHEDEEPPVIGDEIDDEDDAIDPRWEALRRLREGDGPDDGSGND; via the coding sequence GTGAACGCGCACGAACGACCGGACGAGCGCGTCCAGATCCACCTCGACCGCCTTCCTCCCGGACGCAGCACGCTTCCTCTGGACCATCGGTTGGTCCGCGAGGACCAGGTGCTGCAGGGACATCGGGTCGAGGGTTTCGAGGCGCGCGTCCTGGGCGAACTCGACGTCGACACGCTGGACCAGAAGGTCCTCGTGCACGGGGAGTTCACGGCCCGGCGTACGATGACGTGCGATCGCAGCGGTGAACCCTTCGACATGGACTATCCGGTCGAGGTCGAGGTCGTGATCTACCGGACCCCACAGCGCGGGCCCGAGGCGAACTTCGACGAGGACGACAACTGGGTGATCGCGCAGCCGGGCGGAGTGGTGGACCTGACCGAGGCCCTGCTCGAGGCGGTGGTGCTGGACGAGCCCCAGCGCGTGGTGCATCCCGACCACGAAGACGAAGAACCGCCGGTGATCGGCGACGAGATCGACGACGAGGACGATGCCATCGATCCTCGCTGGGAAGCCCTTCGCCGTCTGCGCGAGGGCGACGGGCCCGACGACGGGTCCGGTAACGACTGA
- the plsX gene encoding phosphate acyltransferase PlsX — MPESSHPRIAVDASGGDHGPSVVVPGAVAAARQLGGSEIICVGPEDAIERELDRAGGRDLPVRVVHAPDTISMDEAPAQAVRRKTESSIVVGAQLVREGQADAFVSAGSTGAVTAAATLVIGRLPGVARPGIATVMPTRKGVCLVIDMGANVDCKPKHLLQFAGMGKIYAEHVLNLSEATVGLLNIGEEPGKGDELTQAAYALLDAHDPRFVGNIEGKHLFDGRASVVVCDGFVGNVVLKILESFGGFLLDSFRDHIRGNVRATLGAGLLKPAMKDFARSFDYAEYGGAPLLGCRGVVIIAHGRSSAQAITNAVRVADRGVRDRIAQRIQDEIEREQRELDAAAAESGSDPVEAHAETQKQSKGGRGDG; from the coding sequence GTGCCCGAGAGCTCACATCCGAGGATCGCGGTCGACGCGAGCGGGGGCGATCACGGCCCTTCCGTCGTCGTGCCCGGTGCCGTCGCCGCTGCTCGTCAGCTCGGCGGCAGCGAGATCATCTGCGTAGGACCCGAGGATGCGATCGAGCGCGAACTCGACCGTGCCGGCGGACGGGACCTGCCGGTGCGGGTCGTGCACGCCCCCGACACCATCTCGATGGACGAGGCGCCGGCCCAGGCCGTGCGCCGCAAGACGGAGTCGTCGATCGTGGTCGGTGCGCAGCTCGTGCGCGAGGGACAGGCCGACGCCTTCGTCTCGGCCGGCAGCACCGGAGCCGTCACCGCGGCCGCCACGCTCGTGATCGGACGCCTTCCCGGGGTCGCCCGCCCGGGGATCGCCACCGTCATGCCCACGCGCAAGGGCGTCTGTCTGGTGATCGACATGGGTGCCAACGTCGACTGCAAGCCCAAGCACCTGCTGCAGTTCGCGGGCATGGGGAAGATCTACGCCGAGCACGTCCTGAACCTGTCCGAGGCGACGGTCGGTCTGCTGAACATCGGCGAGGAGCCGGGCAAGGGCGACGAACTCACCCAGGCGGCCTACGCCCTCCTCGATGCCCATGACCCCCGATTCGTCGGGAACATCGAAGGAAAGCACCTGTTCGACGGGCGGGCCTCGGTCGTGGTCTGCGACGGATTCGTGGGCAACGTCGTGTTGAAGATCCTCGAGAGCTTCGGGGGATTCCTGCTCGACAGCTTCCGCGACCACATCCGAGGCAACGTCCGCGCCACGCTCGGGGCAGGACTGCTCAAGCCGGCCATGAAGGACTTCGCGCGCAGCTTCGACTACGCCGAGTACGGAGGCGCGCCGCTGCTCGGCTGCCGGGGAGTCGTGATCATCGCGCACGGGCGCAGCTCGGCCCAGGCGATCACGAACGCCGTCCGCGTGGCCGACCGTGGCGTGCGCGATCGGATCGCCCAGCGGATCCAGGACGAGATCGAACGCGAGCAGCGCGAACTGGACGCGGCCGCGGCGGAGAGCGGAAGCGATCCGGTGGAAGCGCACGCCGAGACGCAGAAGCAATCGAAGGGAGGGCGCGGCGATGGCTGA
- a CDS encoding DUF3467 domain-containing protein, producing MAQPQNPQQIQIDIDPKDADGIYANVAFLHQSAAEFIVDFARIMPGAPRAKVHSRIILTPRAAKAVLRLLEDNVKRYESQHGEIDTAPVNQPIGFQPAQPSQPGQGEG from the coding sequence GTGGCCCAGCCGCAGAACCCCCAGCAGATCCAGATCGACATCGACCCCAAGGACGCCGACGGCATCTACGCCAACGTGGCCTTCCTGCACCAGAGCGCGGCGGAGTTCATCGTGGACTTCGCGCGGATCATGCCAGGGGCCCCGCGAGCGAAGGTGCACAGTCGCATCATCCTCACGCCCCGCGCGGCCAAGGCAGTCCTGCGCCTGCTCGAGGACAACGTCAAGCGCTACGAGTCGCAGCACGGCGAGATCGACACCGCGCCGGTGAACCAACCGATCGGCTTCCAGCCCGCTCAGCCGTCCCAGCCCGGCCAGGGCGAGGGATGA
- the sucD gene encoding succinate--CoA ligase subunit alpha, translating to MSVFTDKSSRIIVQGITGRDGGFHAGQMKEYGGNLVGGVTPGKGGQEHVGVPVFNTVGDAVEETGANVSCIFVPPAFAVDAIYEAVDSGIELVVCITEGLPVNDMMAAYTFVKERGARLIGPNCPGLISPGKSKVGILPGHICREGKVGVVSRSGTLTYEVIDQLTRSGLGQSTCIGIGGDPIVGTNFIDCLEAFEADTDTEAAILIGEIGGDDEEKAAEYIQQNVNIPVVSFIAGRTAPPGKRMGHAGAIVSGGKGTAESKEAAFREAGVAVAAKPSDLVPLLADAYAPAKEALQKNG from the coding sequence GTGAGCGTCTTCACCGACAAGAGCAGCAGGATCATCGTCCAGGGGATCACTGGCCGCGACGGCGGATTCCACGCCGGGCAGATGAAGGAGTACGGAGGCAACCTGGTCGGTGGCGTGACGCCGGGCAAGGGTGGCCAGGAGCATGTGGGCGTTCCCGTGTTCAACACCGTCGGCGACGCGGTCGAGGAGACCGGCGCGAACGTCAGCTGCATCTTCGTGCCGCCGGCCTTCGCCGTCGACGCGATCTACGAGGCCGTCGACTCCGGGATCGAGCTCGTCGTATGCATCACCGAGGGCCTTCCGGTGAACGACATGATGGCCGCCTACACCTTCGTCAAGGAGCGTGGCGCGCGTCTGATCGGCCCGAACTGCCCCGGCCTGATCAGCCCGGGCAAGTCGAAGGTCGGTATCCTGCCGGGTCACATCTGCCGCGAGGGCAAGGTGGGCGTGGTCAGCCGCAGCGGCACGCTCACCTACGAGGTCATCGACCAGCTCACGCGCAGTGGGCTGGGTCAGAGCACCTGTATCGGCATCGGCGGCGATCCGATCGTCGGCACGAACTTCATCGACTGCCTCGAGGCCTTCGAGGCCGACACCGACACCGAGGCGGCGATCCTGATCGGTGAGATCGGTGGCGACGACGAGGAGAAGGCCGCCGAGTACATCCAGCAGAACGTGAACATCCCGGTGGTGAGCTTCATCGCCGGTCGCACCGCGCCTCCGGGCAAGCGGATGGGCCACGCCGGCGCCATCGTGAGCGGCGGCAAGGGTACGGCCGAGAGCAAGGAGGCCGCCTTCCGCGAGGCGGGCGTGGCCGTGGCCGCCAAGCCGAGCGACCTGGTTCCGCTGCTGGCCGATGCCTACGCCCCGGCGAAGGAAGCGCTGCAGAAGAACGGCTGA
- a CDS encoding lysophospholipid acyltransferase family protein yields the protein MAQRPTIKHRLEFAGLGLVFLMGRSLPRRFFVRLGAVLGRLVHDGLKIRREVTRDNLRRALPKMPEDEIVALARRSYGQLGSSLLEFVSLPGMDHEALIRCVRFENLEAIDRVRARGQGAMLVTAHFGSWELFGASFVARGYPTTFFVKRQKNPLVADMQDDIRRKAGIEIVTEGPAVAKGVLRALRNGHLVGILPDQDARRHGVWVEFLGRPASTFKGPAYFAYRAGVPIIPAYVRRELDGDHVGVILDPIEPDPSRDQDEEVFRLTQAYTDMMTAWILRHPEHYFWVHRRFKSTPPDPVPFLEEYRRDHPSPWPGWDG from the coding sequence TTGGCCCAGCGCCCCACCATCAAACACCGCCTGGAGTTCGCCGGCCTGGGTCTCGTGTTCCTCATGGGACGCAGTCTGCCGCGGCGGTTCTTCGTCCGCCTCGGCGCGGTGCTCGGCCGTCTCGTGCACGACGGCCTGAAGATCCGCCGTGAGGTGACGCGCGACAACCTTCGTCGCGCGTTGCCGAAGATGCCCGAGGACGAGATCGTCGCGCTCGCCCGGCGAAGCTACGGCCAGCTCGGGAGTTCGCTGCTCGAGTTCGTCAGTCTGCCCGGCATGGACCACGAGGCGTTGATCCGCTGTGTGCGCTTCGAGAATCTCGAGGCGATCGACCGTGTGCGGGCGCGCGGGCAGGGAGCGATGCTCGTCACCGCACACTTCGGCAGCTGGGAACTGTTCGGGGCGTCCTTCGTGGCGCGCGGATACCCGACGACCTTCTTCGTGAAGCGGCAGAAGAACCCGCTGGTGGCGGACATGCAGGACGACATCCGACGGAAGGCGGGGATCGAGATCGTCACCGAGGGGCCGGCCGTGGCCAAGGGTGTGTTGCGCGCGCTGCGCAACGGTCACCTCGTGGGGATCCTTCCCGATCAGGACGCCCGTCGACACGGTGTGTGGGTGGAGTTCCTGGGGCGGCCCGCGTCGACCTTCAAGGGTCCGGCCTATTTCGCGTATCGGGCGGGAGTCCCGATCATCCCCGCCTACGTGCGTCGGGAGCTCGACGGTGACCACGTGGGTGTGATCCTCGACCCGATCGAACCCGATCCTTCACGCGACCAGGACGAAGAGGTCTTCCGGCTGACGCAGGCCTACACCGACATGATGACGGCGTGGATCCTGCGCCACCCCGAGCACTACTTCTGGGTGCACCGGCGGTTCAAGAGCACGCCGCCCGATCCGGTGCCCTTCCTGGAGGAGTACCGGCGCGATCATCCCTCGCCCTGGCCGGGCTGGGACGGCTGA
- a CDS encoding acyltransferase domain-containing protein, giving the protein MADHVAFLFPGQASQKVGMGRDLVDAFPEAKAVFDAATEVLGFDLPKLCFEGPMEELTETRNAQPAILLHSVAVATVLRERLGFVPD; this is encoded by the coding sequence ATGGCTGATCACGTGGCATTCCTGTTCCCGGGCCAGGCCAGCCAGAAGGTCGGCATGGGCAGGGACCTGGTCGACGCCTTCCCGGAGGCGAAGGCCGTCTTCGACGCCGCGACCGAGGTGCTCGGGTTCGACCTGCCGAAGCTCTGCTTCGAGGGCCCGATGGAGGAGCTCACCGAGACGCGCAACGCGCAGCCGGCGATCCTGCTGCACAGCGTGGCGGTGGCGACCGTGCTGCGCGAGCGCCTCGGCTTCGTCCCGGACT
- the dprA gene encoding DNA-processing protein DprA has product MDPTLWLCHLVLDRPSRSRWVRVHLETGEVPSELVARVRPYRDAVRRRIEEWARRAAPHRIRWITPLDREYPREALKRLHDPPGVLFVRGRCELLGRSPMVGVVGARRGTARGRRVSRRMGADLARSEVVVVSGLALGVDAAAHEGCVGAGGEGIAVLAGGLDRITPPSNAALGRRLLQRGLLISENPPGSRPRKHDFVARNRIIAGLVEALVVVEAAARSGALSTLDFAAQVGAHAMVVPGPVDCPHAQGTLAALHDGSTPVRHARDVLDTLGLIGDACAPGPLGLGDAPESAAEIARRTGLSVAAVAAALGEAEMLGQVQRVGADRWVAGASGLPPAAGRT; this is encoded by the coding sequence ATGGACCCGACGCTGTGGCTCTGTCATCTCGTCCTCGATCGCCCCTCACGGTCCCGCTGGGTGCGAGTCCACCTGGAGACCGGAGAGGTTCCGTCCGAACTGGTCGCGCGCGTGCGTCCCTACCGCGACGCCGTACGCCGGCGGATCGAGGAGTGGGCGCGCCGGGCGGCGCCGCACCGCATCCGCTGGATCACGCCTCTCGATCGGGAGTACCCGCGGGAGGCATTGAAGCGGCTGCACGATCCGCCCGGCGTACTGTTCGTGCGCGGGCGGTGCGAACTGCTCGGGCGGTCGCCGATGGTCGGCGTGGTCGGGGCACGCCGGGGCACGGCGCGCGGCCGGCGCGTATCCCGGCGTATGGGCGCCGACCTGGCGCGATCGGAAGTCGTGGTGGTGAGCGGGCTGGCCCTGGGAGTCGACGCGGCGGCCCACGAGGGGTGTGTGGGCGCCGGTGGCGAGGGCATCGCGGTGCTCGCCGGGGGTCTCGATCGGATCACACCGCCGAGCAATGCCGCTCTCGGACGGCGACTGCTGCAACGGGGGTTGCTGATCTCGGAGAACCCGCCCGGCAGTCGTCCTCGCAAACACGACTTCGTCGCCCGCAACCGGATCATCGCCGGTCTGGTCGAGGCCCTGGTCGTCGTCGAAGCGGCCGCCCGGAGCGGGGCGTTGAGTACACTGGACTTCGCCGCACAGGTCGGTGCGCATGCGATGGTGGTCCCGGGTCCGGTCGACTGTCCGCACGCGCAGGGGACCCTGGCCGCGCTGCACGACGGCTCGACCCCGGTGCGTCATGCCCGCGACGTGCTCGACACCCTGGGACTGATCGGCGACGCGTGCGCTCCCGGCCCACTGGGGCTGGGCGATGCGCCCGAGTCGGCCGCCGAGATCGCTCGGCGCACGGGCCTGTCGGTGGCCGCCGTGGCGGCCGCTCTGGGCGAGGCCGAGATGCTCGGACAGGTGCAGCGGGTGGGGGCCGATCGCTGGGTCGCCGGAGCTTCGGGCTTGCCGCCTGCGGCCGGGCGGACCTAA
- the sucC gene encoding ADP-forming succinate--CoA ligase subunit beta yields the protein MKVHEYQAKELFVERGLAVPEGDVASTPDEAEAIAARIGGQVVVKAQVHVGGRGKAGGVKLAKDPAEAREKAAAILGMDIKGLTVETVLVTRAVDIAEEYYVGLIMDRASKRPMFIVSAAGGVDIEAVAAETPEKIHTLAVDPRYGVKPYQVRQLAFATTDDPAVVKGMSKALMTLYEVFMATDASLVEINPLVKTTDGEVWSVDAKLNIDDNALFRHERIAAMRDLSAEDPSEIEAKEAGLSFVKLDGNVGCIVNGAGLAMATMDLVQHFGGSPANFLDIGGSSNPEKVVTAMKIILRDESVKAILFNIFGGITRCDDVAAGLLKANEMMDVSVPIVVRLTGTNEEEGRKMLEGSELHPAVTMDEAVQKALELAGGAQ from the coding sequence TTGAAGGTTCACGAATATCAGGCCAAGGAACTCTTCGTCGAGCGTGGCCTGGCCGTGCCCGAGGGCGACGTGGCCAGCACACCGGACGAGGCCGAGGCCATCGCCGCCCGCATCGGCGGGCAGGTCGTGGTCAAGGCGCAGGTCCACGTCGGTGGCCGCGGCAAGGCCGGCGGCGTCAAGCTGGCGAAGGATCCGGCCGAGGCCAGGGAGAAGGCTGCGGCCATCCTCGGCATGGACATCAAAGGACTCACGGTGGAGACGGTGCTCGTGACCCGCGCCGTGGACATCGCCGAGGAGTACTACGTCGGCCTGATCATGGACCGCGCGAGCAAGCGTCCCATGTTCATCGTGAGCGCAGCGGGGGGCGTGGACATCGAGGCGGTCGCCGCCGAGACGCCCGAGAAGATCCACACCCTGGCCGTCGATCCGCGCTACGGCGTGAAGCCCTACCAGGTGCGCCAGCTCGCCTTCGCGACCACGGACGATCCCGCCGTGGTGAAGGGCATGAGCAAGGCCCTGATGACGCTCTACGAGGTCTTCATGGCCACCGATGCGAGCCTCGTCGAGATCAACCCGCTGGTGAAGACCACCGACGGCGAGGTGTGGTCGGTCGACGCCAAGCTGAACATCGACGACAACGCGCTCTTCCGGCACGAGCGGATCGCCGCGATGCGCGATCTGAGCGCAGAGGATCCCAGTGAGATCGAGGCCAAGGAGGCCGGGCTGAGCTTCGTGAAGCTCGACGGCAACGTGGGTTGCATCGTCAACGGAGCGGGGTTGGCCATGGCCACCATGGACCTGGTCCAGCACTTCGGCGGTAGCCCGGCGAACTTCCTCGACATCGGCGGCAGCAGCAATCCCGAGAAGGTCGTCACCGCCATGAAGATCATCCTTCGCGACGAGAGCGTGAAGGCGATCCTGTTCAACATCTTCGGCGGGATCACCCGCTGCGACGACGTCGCGGCCGGGCTGCTGAAGGCCAACGAGATGATGGACGTGAGCGTGCCGATCGTGGTGCGCCTGACCGGAACGAACGAGGAAGAGGGTCGCAAGATGCTCGAGGGCAGCGAGCTGCACCCCGCCGTGACCATGGACGAGGCCGTGCAGAAGGCCCTGGAACTCGCCGGAGGTGCGCAGTGA
- a CDS encoding adenylyltransferase/cytidyltransferase family protein yields MRPEGDGLARLVPPDELSSWAEAERAAGRSIVMTNGVYDLLHDGHVLSIVEAARWGDVLLVAINDDVSTRALKGPSRPILDQTVRATLVRGLRGVDAVTIFAASSVLPTILTVRPDVVAKGGQYSETEIVGHDEVTSWGGRVIRLPMVEGVSTTDLIERIRTRITAPKGKEDR; encoded by the coding sequence ATGCGGCCGGAGGGCGACGGCCTGGCCCGCCTGGTCCCACCCGACGAGCTGTCGTCCTGGGCCGAGGCCGAGCGAGCGGCCGGCCGGAGCATCGTCATGACCAACGGTGTCTACGATCTGCTGCACGACGGGCATGTGCTGTCGATCGTCGAGGCGGCCCGGTGGGGCGACGTGTTGCTCGTGGCGATCAACGACGACGTGAGCACCCGCGCACTGAAGGGCCCGTCGCGTCCGATCCTCGACCAAACCGTGCGCGCCACGCTCGTGCGCGGTTTGCGGGGGGTCGACGCGGTCACTATTTTCGCCGCGTCGAGCGTCTTGCCCACCATTCTGACGGTCCGTCCCGATGTGGTCGCCAAGGGCGGGCAGTATTCCGAGACGGAGATCGTCGGTCACGACGAGGTCACGTCCTGGGGTGGCCGGGTGATCCGTCTGCCCATGGTCGAGGGCGTCAGCACGACCGACCTCATCGAGCGCATCCGTACGCGCATCACGGCTCCGAAGGGAAAGGAAGACCGTTGA
- the leuD gene encoding 3-isopropylmalate dehydratase small subunit (catalyzes the isomerization between 2-isopropylmalate and 3-isopropylmalate in leucine biosynthesis), with translation MAHELKGRVWLLPDDVETSQILPYKAFGEPDPEQLRRECLSTIIPGFGERLQSGDILWAGEGFGHGSSREDAPRALKRLGVRLVLAQGFARIFYRNAINIGLPVAVGDPGATRDGDELQVNPVTGEVTNLTRPAKLRVRPVPPAIRPILAEGGLLAYVQKHGRLSSES, from the coding sequence GTGGCGCATGAACTGAAGGGGCGCGTCTGGCTGCTGCCCGACGATGTCGAGACCAGTCAGATCCTGCCGTACAAGGCCTTCGGGGAGCCCGACCCGGAGCAGTTGCGCCGGGAGTGCCTGTCGACGATCATCCCGGGTTTCGGCGAACGTCTGCAGAGCGGAGACATCCTCTGGGCCGGCGAGGGCTTCGGTCACGGGAGCAGCCGCGAAGACGCTCCGCGTGCCTTGAAGAGGCTCGGTGTCCGATTGGTGCTGGCGCAGGGCTTCGCACGCATCTTCTATCGGAACGCGATCAACATCGGACTTCCCGTGGCCGTGGGAGATCCGGGGGCGACACGCGACGGCGACGAGCTGCAGGTGAACCCGGTCACCGGTGAGGTCACGAACCTCACGCGCCCGGCGAAACTCCGCGTCCGCCCCGTGCCGCCGGCGATCCGTCCGATCCTCGCCGAGGGCGGGTTGTTGGCCTACGTCCAGAAACACGGACGCCTCTCGTCCGAGAGCTGA
- the rfaE1 gene encoding D-glycero-beta-D-manno-heptose-7-phosphate kinase → MSASPPHPDPGPALTRLSSLRVLVLGDVMLDRFVLGRVDRISPEAPVPVVSVHGEDARLGGAANVASNVAALGAQVTLAGVIGPGEAADHLLTLLGAAGIDSGALYRAADRPTTVKTRILGGGQQIVRIDRETRSPLTAGDVTALLETIATRGDFDVVVVSDYDKGVVVPEVMDRARRWKADGVPVVVDPKQADFGLYRGASCITPNAREAGAAVHEEVVGDASAERAGRRLRDRFETDMVLLTRGEQGMTLIDGDDTVTHLPTEATRVFDVTGAGDTVIATFAALLGAGAPAVEAARWANRAAGLAVRRLGTAAVGLDDLRRSLDEDRN, encoded by the coding sequence TTGAGCGCTTCTCCTCCGCACCCCGATCCCGGGCCGGCACTCACGCGTCTGTCGTCGCTGCGCGTGCTCGTGCTCGGCGACGTCATGCTCGATCGTTTCGTCCTGGGGCGGGTGGATCGGATCTCGCCGGAGGCGCCGGTGCCGGTGGTGTCGGTACACGGCGAGGACGCCCGGCTCGGTGGAGCGGCGAACGTGGCCTCGAACGTGGCCGCGCTGGGCGCCCAGGTCACCCTGGCCGGTGTGATCGGGCCGGGCGAGGCGGCCGATCACCTGCTGACGTTGCTCGGCGCGGCGGGGATCGACTCCGGCGCGCTGTACCGGGCCGCCGATCGCCCGACCACGGTGAAGACCCGGATCCTCGGTGGCGGGCAGCAGATCGTGCGGATCGACCGCGAGACGCGATCGCCGCTGACCGCCGGCGACGTGACGGCCCTGCTGGAGACCATCGCCACGCGCGGGGACTTCGACGTGGTCGTCGTGTCGGACTACGACAAGGGTGTGGTCGTGCCCGAGGTCATGGACCGCGCCCGCCGGTGGAAGGCCGACGGCGTCCCGGTGGTGGTGGACCCCAAGCAGGCCGACTTCGGTCTGTACCGCGGGGCGAGTTGCATCACGCCGAACGCGCGGGAGGCCGGCGCCGCGGTGCACGAGGAGGTGGTCGGCGACGCCTCGGCCGAGCGGGCCGGTCGTCGTCTCCGCGATCGGTTCGAGACCGACATGGTCCTGCTCACCCGCGGCGAACAGGGCATGACCCTCATCGACGGCGACGACACGGTCACCCACCTTCCCACCGAAGCCACGCGGGTGTTCGACGTGACGGGGGCCGGGGACACGGTCATCGCGACCTTCGCCGCGCTCCTCGGGGCCGGGGCACCCGCGGTGGAGGCGGCTCGCTGGGCGAATCGCGCCGCGGGTCTGGCCGTCCGACGCCTGGGCACCGCGGCCGTGGGACTCGACGACCTCCGGCGGAGCCTCGACGAGGACCGGAACTGA
- a CDS encoding nucleoside-diphosphate kinase, whose product MQDTYMMIKPEAFAAGNLSEILSMVADNGFDIVRIKSFDMSRDMAETFYDVHKERPFFADLVEYMTSGTVVGVHCRREEAVTRMRELVGATNPEESTAGTIRFRFGTNIGKNAVHASDSPENAERELGIVFG is encoded by the coding sequence ATGCAGGACACCTACATGATGATCAAGCCCGAGGCCTTCGCGGCGGGCAACCTGAGCGAGATCCTGTCGATGGTCGCCGACAACGGCTTCGACATCGTCCGGATCAAGAGCTTCGACATGAGCCGCGACATGGCCGAGACCTTCTACGACGTGCACAAGGAACGCCCGTTCTTCGCCGACCTGGTCGAATACATGACCAGCGGGACCGTCGTCGGTGTCCACTGCCGCCGCGAGGAGGCGGTGACCCGCATGCGCGAGCTCGTGGGGGCCACGAACCCCGAGGAATCGACCGCGGGCACGATCCGCTTCCGGTTCGGCACGAACATCGGGAAGAATGCCGTGCACGCGTCGGATTCGCCGGAGAACGCCGAGCGCGAGCTGGGCATCGTCTTCGGCTAG